One Ostrea edulis chromosome 2, xbOstEdul1.1, whole genome shotgun sequence genomic region harbors:
- the LOC125678976 gene encoding uncharacterized protein LOC125678976 isoform X1: MVIKFPDIFRDRTRARLETRHRLRPRTEETLIIPGIFRPPSVQVEVRKFNLYGNLRKSNTEIHNTLPSPELIEREIRYIAFEDERRNKAQQVEYKDFYRFLTPTLKHRPARDISNSKPVKSATVNDAISP; this comes from the exons ATGGTCATAAAATTTCCAGACATATTCAGAG ACAGAACTCGGGCCCGCCTTGAGACCAGGCACAGGCTGCGCCCACGGACAGAGGAGACATTAATTATTCCGGGAATATTCCGACCACCAAGTGTTCAAGTAGAAGTCAGAAAATTTAATCTCTATGGTAACCTTCGGAAATCTAACACGGAAATCCACAACACGCTTCCTTCTCCGGAAC TGATCGAGAGAGAAATTCGATACATAGCCTTTGAAGATGAAAGAAGAAATAAAGCCCAGCAAGTGGAATATaaagatttttacagatttttaacACCAACCCTTAAACACAGACCTGCACGCGATATCAGCAATTCCAAGCCTGTGAAATCTGCCACTGTAAATGATGCCATTTCACCTTGA
- the LOC125678976 gene encoding uncharacterized protein LOC125678976 isoform X2, which yields MNAPHRTRARLETRHRLRPRTEETLIIPGIFRPPSVQVEVRKFNLYGNLRKSNTEIHNTLPSPELIEREIRYIAFEDERRNKAQQVEYKDFYRFLTPTLKHRPARDISNSKPVKSATVNDAISP from the exons ATGAATGCACCAC ACAGAACTCGGGCCCGCCTTGAGACCAGGCACAGGCTGCGCCCACGGACAGAGGAGACATTAATTATTCCGGGAATATTCCGACCACCAAGTGTTCAAGTAGAAGTCAGAAAATTTAATCTCTATGGTAACCTTCGGAAATCTAACACGGAAATCCACAACACGCTTCCTTCTCCGGAAC TGATCGAGAGAGAAATTCGATACATAGCCTTTGAAGATGAAAGAAGAAATAAAGCCCAGCAAGTGGAATATaaagatttttacagatttttaacACCAACCCTTAAACACAGACCTGCACGCGATATCAGCAATTCCAAGCCTGTGAAATCTGCCACTGTAAATGATGCCATTTCACCTTGA